A genomic stretch from Solanum stenotomum isolate F172 chromosome 8, ASM1918654v1, whole genome shotgun sequence includes:
- the LOC125874672 gene encoding uncharacterized protein LOC125874672, with protein sequence MSEIGKKARPSTKGGSLHTSGAQSQGSMRRKLEKELGRLVTQTEAFKATHIRKKKNLEDPDVWVEPRAELTYNQYLQVLEDLRQT encoded by the exons ATGAGTGAGATCGGTAAGAAGGCTAGACCATCTACTAAGGGTGGTTCTCTACACACAAGTGGGGCTCAAAGTCAAGGAAGTATGAGGAGGAAATTG GAAAAGGAACTAGGAAGATTGGTAACTCAGACTGAGGCATTCAAGGCAACACAcataagaaagaagaaaaatctcGAAGATCCAGACGTGTGGGTTGAGCCGCGAGCTGAATTGACCTAT AATCAATATCTTCAAGTTTTGGAGGATTTACGACAAACTTAA
- the LOC125873643 gene encoding GDSL esterase/lipase EXL3-like, with protein MLYVVVCHVLLFSACISEAYKMKLPEKVVVPAVYAFGDSIVDQGNNNYLATTVKCNFPPYGKDLRDAIPTGRFSNAKTPPDLIAEELGIKGLIPAYLDPNLKDEDLKTGVSFASGGCGYDPLTGSALSILHLSDQLTLFQEYIEKLKSLVGKQEATHILNNSFYMVVAGSNDFLNNYYVTGFRKHQYDINSYIDHIVSWASNFVQELYKLGARRIGVMGLPPLGCVPFQRTLLGGIISRVCVDEYNQDAQLANTKFGVAFDLLSKTLPQSKLFFIDIYNLVTDFIVNSTKYGFEEVQKGCCGTGTIEVSALCNKYSATCEDDTKYLFWDSFHPTEKGYRILIDHVIKNYMKNLL; from the exons ATgttgtatgttgttgtttgtcatgTGTTGTTGTTTAGTGCCTGCATCAGTGAAGCTTATAAGATGAAGCTGCCGGAAAAGGTGGTTGTACCGGCGGTTTATGCATTTGGAGACTCAATTGTGGATCAAGGAAATAATAACTACTTAGCCACAACAGTCAAGTGTAATTTTCCACCTTATGGAAAGGACTTAAGGGATGCCATACCAACTGGAAGGTTTAGTAATGCCAAGACACCACCGGACTTGATAG CTGAAGAACTGGGGATCAAAGGGCTTATTCCAGCTTACTTGGATCCAAATCTGAAGGATGAAGATCTCAAAACTGGTGTAAGTTTTGCATCTGGAGGTTGCGGATATGATCCTCTAACAGGTTCCGCCCTG TCAATCCTACATCTATCAGATCAATTAACTCTCTTCCAAGAATACATTGAGAAGCTAAAGAGCTTAGTTGGGAAACAAGAAGCCACACATATTTTAAACAACAGTTTTTATATGGTGGTTGCCGGTAGTAATGATTTTCTCAACAACTACTATGTCACCGGATTTCGCAAGCATCAATACGATATTAACTCCTATATCGATCATATAGTGTCATGGGCTTCAAACTTCGTACAA gAATTGTATAAGTTAGGTGCAAGAAGAATTGGGGTTATGGGCCTTCCTCCATTAGGGTGTGTACCCTTTCAAAGAACACTACTAGGTGGAATAATATCTAGAGTTTGTGTCGACGAATACAATCAAGATGCACAATTGGCCAACACCAAATTCGGAGTTGCATTTGATTTATTATCAAAAACATTGCCTCAGTCCAAGTTGTTTTTCATCGATATATATAATCTTGTAACTGATTTCATTGTCAACAGTACAAAATACG GTTTTGAAGAAGTCCAGAAAGGGTGTTGTGGTACAGGAACGATAGAGGTGAGCGCACTATGCAACAAATATAGTGCAACATGTGAAGATGATACGAAATATTTGTTCTGGGATAGTTTCCATCCCACGGAGAAAGGTTATAGGATTCTCATTGATCACGTTatcaaaaattatatgaaaaatttgCTATAG